The proteins below come from a single Candidatus Didemnitutus sp. genomic window:
- a CDS encoding TonB-dependent receptor has protein sequence MNLAMHTYRGTLLSRVLAGVVLFVLGATPVWAQTGTITGRVTNQATQEPLWNATVSIKGSGITGATDRDGFFRLVNVPAGTQTVAASYTGLETKESAVEVTAGGSATQEFALTAGYYQLDAFTVKSIREGQSAAIQQQKQAPNSKVVSSIDAYGNPSANPGELIQRLSEVTTEIVGSEVRSIFVRGMSPEFSVLQVDGNQVASSRGTGASREFQIEQMGTANLQSVELIKAPRPQDDANSVAGFVNLISKRAFDSPGRRVNLTVGTMWRKRESDANPFQDKISLSPDVLSLNYSETFGIFGESNNLGVVLNASRRKSATTQDEVGAGLTATGNGALYFPTVTSAPITRVWGTGDFFYKAVAESYSLNVDYKLKNGALFLRTAYNSNDQDQRFYRWDIATGGALANFSATTTSEKSEALPVAASQAQTWSALFQKKSENYSINPGISLKLMDDTAQLDLSYFYSYADIVYPNYNTGRASTARVAPGGLGWALDFSGDAYHPAFTQTSGPSVYDPASYTVNLNQHIHWWAPSTNQNVRADFKKEFQGSHPVTVQVGLKRQINDQRQERDWENRQGWLGATGIGQFVGASYRQAGGRYGPFPFLAEPGLGGATDILANSNLYVTDRDAYDNTVNSLAADARFKETISAGYVQANTSFGKLFVLAGLRLETTDTDASAYINNGDPALAFNAALTRDQNVANARAKFTWRSFSGSYNKAFPGIHLAYRGGAGMVYRASYNRSITRPPIANTLPNASYNPTASPPTITIGNPNLQPYTSDNYEASIEKYFEPIGKITVGGFYKSLSNYFTAFTSTIGSGADNGFDGQFAGYTLTQVRNIGEGTIKGVNIDYSQQFTFLPGVFKNLGVFANYTRLKAEGNFTPNATNTATFSTLPGLVPKSGNFGVSYTGQKLQLRLLANYRSKFIITTPASNTANNTNVNYREQRTLLDLKSLYRINNKVDVFLDIYNLTDEPTQTQSVLGRQTYTLWQGTSFSAGVNVRF, from the coding sequence ATGAACCTCGCAATGCACACCTACCGCGGCACGCTTCTTAGTCGTGTCCTCGCCGGAGTTGTTCTCTTCGTGCTCGGTGCGACCCCAGTCTGGGCGCAAACCGGCACCATTACCGGCCGAGTCACCAATCAAGCCACCCAAGAACCGCTGTGGAACGCCACGGTGTCCATCAAGGGCTCCGGCATCACCGGCGCGACGGATCGCGACGGTTTCTTCCGCCTCGTCAACGTGCCGGCCGGCACGCAGACCGTCGCGGCCAGTTACACGGGTCTGGAAACGAAGGAGTCGGCGGTCGAGGTGACTGCCGGCGGGTCCGCCACTCAGGAATTTGCCCTCACCGCCGGCTACTACCAATTGGATGCCTTCACGGTAAAGAGCATCCGCGAAGGCCAGTCGGCGGCGATCCAGCAGCAGAAGCAGGCGCCGAATTCGAAGGTCGTCTCGTCTATCGACGCCTACGGCAATCCGTCCGCAAACCCCGGCGAGCTGATCCAGCGTCTCTCGGAAGTCACGACGGAGATCGTCGGCTCCGAGGTCCGCAGCATCTTCGTCCGCGGCATGAGTCCGGAGTTTTCGGTGCTGCAGGTCGACGGCAATCAGGTTGCCTCGTCGCGCGGCACCGGCGCTTCGCGTGAATTCCAGATCGAGCAGATGGGCACGGCCAATCTCCAGTCGGTCGAGCTCATCAAGGCACCCCGGCCGCAGGACGACGCCAATTCCGTCGCCGGCTTCGTGAATCTGATCAGCAAGCGCGCGTTCGATTCGCCGGGTCGCCGGGTGAATCTCACGGTCGGCACGATGTGGCGCAAACGCGAATCCGATGCCAATCCGTTCCAGGACAAGATCAGCCTCTCGCCCGACGTGCTCTCGCTCAACTACTCGGAGACTTTCGGGATATTCGGCGAATCCAACAATCTCGGCGTGGTGCTCAACGCCAGCCGCCGCAAATCCGCGACGACGCAGGACGAAGTCGGCGCCGGCCTCACCGCCACCGGCAACGGTGCGCTCTATTTCCCGACCGTCACCTCCGCGCCGATCACCCGCGTGTGGGGCACCGGCGATTTCTTCTACAAAGCAGTCGCGGAAAGCTACTCGCTCAACGTCGACTACAAGCTGAAGAACGGGGCGCTCTTCCTCCGCACCGCCTACAACTCGAACGACCAGGATCAGCGCTTTTACCGCTGGGACATCGCGACCGGCGGTGCCCTGGCGAATTTCTCTGCTACCACCACGTCGGAGAAGTCCGAGGCGTTGCCGGTGGCCGCTTCGCAGGCGCAGACGTGGTCGGCGCTCTTCCAGAAGAAGTCCGAAAATTACAGCATCAACCCGGGCATTTCGCTCAAGCTGATGGACGACACCGCGCAGCTCGACCTGAGCTATTTCTACTCCTACGCGGATATCGTCTATCCGAACTACAACACCGGCCGCGCCAGCACGGCCCGGGTCGCCCCCGGCGGCCTCGGCTGGGCGCTCGATTTCAGCGGCGATGCCTATCACCCGGCGTTCACCCAGACTTCCGGGCCTTCCGTCTACGATCCGGCCAGCTACACGGTTAACCTCAATCAGCACATCCATTGGTGGGCACCGAGCACGAACCAGAATGTCCGTGCCGATTTCAAGAAGGAGTTCCAAGGCAGCCATCCTGTCACCGTGCAGGTCGGCTTGAAGCGCCAGATCAACGACCAGCGCCAGGAGCGCGATTGGGAGAATCGCCAGGGCTGGCTCGGTGCGACCGGTATCGGCCAGTTCGTCGGCGCTTCCTATCGGCAGGCCGGTGGTCGCTACGGTCCATTTCCGTTCCTCGCCGAGCCGGGCCTCGGCGGCGCCACCGACATCCTCGCCAACTCCAATCTCTACGTGACCGACCGGGACGCCTACGACAACACGGTCAACTCGCTCGCGGCTGACGCGCGTTTCAAGGAGACGATCTCCGCCGGCTATGTTCAGGCGAACACCAGTTTCGGCAAACTCTTCGTCCTCGCTGGCCTCCGCCTCGAGACCACCGATACGGATGCGAGCGCCTACATCAACAACGGGGACCCTGCCCTCGCGTTCAACGCCGCGCTCACCCGCGACCAAAACGTCGCCAACGCGCGCGCGAAGTTCACGTGGCGTTCCTTCAGCGGTTCCTACAACAAGGCGTTTCCCGGCATCCACCTCGCCTACCGCGGTGGCGCCGGCATGGTTTATCGCGCGAGCTACAATCGCTCCATCACGCGCCCGCCGATCGCCAACACCCTCCCGAACGCCTCGTATAACCCGACCGCTTCGCCGCCGACGATCACCATCGGCAACCCGAACCTGCAGCCCTATACCTCCGACAACTACGAGGCCTCGATCGAGAAATACTTCGAGCCCATCGGCAAGATCACCGTCGGCGGTTTCTACAAGAGCCTGAGCAACTACTTCACCGCGTTCACCAGCACGATCGGCTCCGGTGCCGACAACGGTTTCGACGGTCAGTTCGCCGGCTACACGCTCACGCAGGTGCGCAACATCGGCGAGGGCACCATCAAGGGCGTCAACATCGACTACAGCCAGCAGTTCACGTTCCTGCCGGGCGTCTTCAAGAACCTCGGCGTGTTCGCGAACTACACCCGCTTGAAGGCGGAAGGCAACTTCACGCCCAACGCCACGAACACGGCCACGTTTTCGACTTTGCCCGGCCTCGTGCCGAAGAGCGGCAACTTCGGCGTGTCCTACACCGGCCAGAAACTCCAGCTGCGCCTCCTCGCGAACTACCGCAGCAAGTTCATCATCACCACGCCGGCGTCGAACACGGCCAACAACACCAACGTCAATTATCGCGAGCAGCGCACGTTGCTCGACCTCAAGAGTCTCTACCGGATCAATAACAAGGTCGATGTCTTCCTCGACATCTACAACCTGACCGACGAGCCCACGCAGACGCAGAGCGTGCTTGGCCGCCAGACCTACACCCTCTGGCAGGGCACGAGCTTCAGCGCCGGCGTGAACGTCCGGTTCTGA
- the acs gene encoding acetate--CoA ligase has protein sequence MVMNLLAVPRPRGSFGRLTPPRMSSSPDSTPRSAARAAAHHAFEPVRHGAPHAPEADYERLYRESVHEPEKFWSAQAKGLLHWREPFERVLDWERPHARWFHGGRLNVAENCLDRHLLTARANKAALIFEGEPGDVRTYTYRQLHRETCRFANALLAAGARAGDRAAIYMPMIPEAVIAMLACARLGVIHTVIFGGFSSEAIKDRVNDCHARFVITADGGWRRGKIVELKQNVDRALAHTPSVEQVIVVRRTGHEIAMRAGRDRWWDDFVAGCPTRHEAESFDSEQELFILYTSGSTGKPKGVLHTSAGYLLGTTITSKYVFDLQEADVYFCTADIGWITGHSYIVYGPLANGATILLYEGAPNQPGVDRFWEMIERHRVTIFYTAPTAIRSFMRWGDEHVRRHDLSSLRLLGSVGEPISPAVWQWFFDVVGGGRCPVVDTWWQTETGAIMVAPIPGVTPLKPGSCTRPFFGVVPVVLDEQGREVPPGTEGKLFLKRPWPSMLRTLWNDKDRYRQQYWDEHPEHYFAGDGARMDEDGYLWVSGRIDDVLNVSGHRIGTAEVESALVSHAAVAEAAVVGRNDEMKGQALVCFAVLRRGEPSAALREELRQHVAREIGAFARPDEIRLVAALPKTRSGKIVRRLLKQIAGGGSVQGDLSTLEDISVLSALQETD, from the coding sequence ATGGTTATGAATTTACTTGCCGTGCCCCGGCCGCGCGGCTCGTTTGGGCGCCTCACCCCTCCACGCATGTCTTCCTCGCCCGATTCCACCCCACGTTCGGCCGCGCGCGCGGCCGCCCACCACGCCTTCGAACCCGTCCGCCACGGCGCGCCGCACGCGCCCGAGGCGGACTACGAGCGGCTCTACCGCGAGTCGGTCCACGAGCCGGAGAAATTCTGGTCAGCGCAGGCGAAAGGCCTGCTGCACTGGCGCGAACCGTTCGAGCGCGTGCTCGACTGGGAACGGCCGCATGCGCGCTGGTTCCACGGCGGAAGACTGAACGTCGCGGAGAACTGCCTCGACCGGCATCTCCTCACGGCGCGCGCCAACAAGGCGGCGTTGATTTTCGAGGGCGAGCCGGGCGATGTTCGCACCTACACCTACCGCCAGTTGCATCGCGAGACGTGCCGTTTCGCGAACGCCCTGCTGGCGGCGGGGGCGCGCGCGGGCGATCGCGCCGCCATCTACATGCCGATGATTCCCGAGGCGGTGATCGCGATGCTGGCTTGCGCGCGACTGGGCGTGATCCACACGGTGATCTTCGGCGGTTTTTCCAGCGAAGCGATCAAGGACCGGGTAAACGACTGCCATGCCCGTTTCGTGATCACGGCCGACGGCGGCTGGCGGCGCGGCAAGATCGTCGAGTTGAAACAGAACGTCGACCGGGCGCTGGCGCACACGCCTTCGGTCGAGCAGGTCATCGTCGTGCGCCGGACGGGGCACGAGATCGCGATGCGGGCGGGGCGCGACCGTTGGTGGGACGATTTCGTAGCGGGGTGCCCGACGCGGCACGAGGCGGAGTCCTTCGACAGCGAGCAGGAGCTGTTCATCCTCTACACGTCGGGCTCGACGGGGAAACCGAAGGGCGTGTTGCACACGAGTGCCGGCTATCTGCTCGGGACCACCATCACGTCGAAGTATGTCTTCGATCTGCAGGAAGCGGACGTCTATTTCTGCACGGCGGACATCGGTTGGATCACCGGTCACAGTTACATCGTCTACGGCCCGCTGGCGAACGGCGCGACGATCCTGCTCTACGAGGGCGCGCCGAACCAGCCGGGCGTCGATCGCTTTTGGGAGATGATCGAGCGGCATCGCGTGACGATCTTCTACACCGCGCCGACGGCGATTCGCTCGTTCATGCGGTGGGGCGACGAACACGTGCGCCGGCACGACCTGAGCTCGTTGCGTCTGCTCGGTTCGGTCGGCGAGCCAATTAGTCCGGCGGTGTGGCAGTGGTTCTTTGACGTCGTGGGTGGCGGTCGCTGTCCGGTGGTCGACACCTGGTGGCAGACCGAAACGGGCGCGATCATGGTCGCGCCGATCCCGGGTGTCACCCCGCTCAAGCCAGGTTCGTGCACGCGGCCATTTTTCGGGGTGGTGCCCGTAGTGTTGGACGAACAGGGGCGCGAAGTGCCGCCCGGCACGGAGGGGAAACTTTTCCTGAAGCGCCCGTGGCCCTCCATGTTGCGGACGCTCTGGAACGACAAGGATCGCTATCGCCAGCAATATTGGGACGAGCATCCGGAACACTATTTCGCCGGCGACGGCGCCCGCATGGACGAGGACGGTTACCTGTGGGTCAGCGGGCGCATCGACGATGTGCTGAACGTTTCCGGGCACCGCATCGGGACCGCCGAGGTGGAGAGCGCGCTCGTTTCCCACGCGGCCGTCGCGGAAGCTGCGGTGGTCGGACGCAACGACGAGATGAAAGGCCAGGCGCTGGTTTGCTTCGCGGTGTTGCGTCGCGGCGAGCCGTCGGCTGCCTTGCGGGAGGAACTCCGGCAGCATGTGGCGCGCGAGATCGGCGCGTTCGCGCGGCCGGATGAGATCCGGCTCGTCGCGGCGTTGCCGAAGACGCGGAGCGGCAAGATCGTCCGGCGGCTGCTGAAGCAGATCGCCGGCGGCGGCTCCGTGCAGGGCGACCTGTCGACGCTCGAGGATATTTCCGTGCTGTCGGCCTTGCAGGAAACCGATTGA
- a CDS encoding Gfo/Idh/MocA family oxidoreductase, which translates to MIPLRYRLAALGAGNRTQVYAALAARLPERYEFVAVADRHAARRALVSRLFPERRVAEFADAASLLAQPRMADILIVATPDSAHFDQARQALALGYDLLLEKPIATNPNATLELARLARELGRRVLVCHVLRYTPYFRQIQSLLTGGAIGQLVNFEATQGLDPWHQAHSYVRGHWGVAETCTPLTVANSCHDFDILSWLVDAPCDTVASSGSLLHFRSQNAPAGAPARCTDGCPVGPTCAYNALRYLTDRRNWLGTVYEHAATATDVEINDWLRTSKWGRCVYRCDNTTVDHQSTALAFANGVTGTFTVTAFSSGRDLALFGTEGRILAGARTRQTVGCDILLERFDGRPGEKINVTAPDEWHRDADAGMMHDMYLEMQKPDPAAMLTSLERSIESHLIGFAAEESRSTGRIVDLAARRKS; encoded by the coding sequence ATGATTCCGCTTCGCTATCGTCTCGCCGCGCTCGGCGCCGGCAATCGCACCCAAGTCTACGCCGCGCTCGCGGCGCGCCTGCCGGAGCGCTACGAGTTCGTGGCCGTGGCCGATCGTCACGCCGCCCGCCGGGCCCTGGTCAGCCGGCTCTTTCCGGAGCGACGAGTGGCGGAGTTTGCCGACGCGGCTTCGCTGCTCGCCCAACCCCGGATGGCCGACATTCTCATCGTCGCCACGCCGGACTCCGCACATTTCGACCAAGCGCGCCAGGCGCTCGCACTCGGCTACGACCTGCTGCTCGAAAAACCGATCGCCACCAACCCGAACGCCACGCTGGAGCTCGCCAGGCTCGCGCGGGAACTCGGGCGGCGCGTGCTCGTCTGCCATGTGCTCCGCTACACACCGTATTTTCGCCAGATCCAGTCCCTGCTCACGGGTGGCGCCATTGGCCAGCTGGTGAACTTCGAGGCCACGCAGGGCCTCGATCCGTGGCATCAGGCGCACTCCTATGTGCGCGGACACTGGGGTGTCGCTGAAACCTGCACGCCACTCACCGTCGCGAATTCCTGTCACGACTTCGACATTCTCTCCTGGTTGGTCGACGCACCGTGCGACACCGTTGCCAGCTCCGGCAGCTTGCTCCACTTCCGCTCGCAAAACGCCCCGGCCGGCGCCCCCGCGCGATGCACCGACGGCTGCCCGGTCGGCCCCACCTGCGCCTACAACGCACTGCGCTACCTCACCGACCGCAGGAACTGGCTCGGGACCGTTTACGAGCACGCTGCGACGGCGACGGACGTGGAAATTAACGACTGGCTGCGCACGAGCAAATGGGGGCGCTGCGTTTACCGCTGCGACAACACCACCGTGGATCACCAAAGCACCGCCCTCGCCTTCGCCAACGGCGTCACCGGCACGTTCACCGTCACCGCGTTCAGCTCGGGGCGCGACCTGGCGCTGTTCGGCACCGAGGGCCGCATCCTCGCCGGCGCCCGCACGCGCCAGACGGTCGGCTGCGACATTCTTCTCGAGCGCTTCGATGGACGGCCCGGCGAGAAAATCAACGTCACCGCGCCGGACGAATGGCACCGCGACGCCGATGCCGGGATGATGCACGACATGTATCTCGAGATGCAGAAGCCCGATCCGGCCGCGATGCTCACGTCGCTCGAGCGCAGCATAGAGAGCCACCTGATCGGCTTTGCTGCCGAAGAGTCGCGCAGCACCGGCCGCATCGTGGACCTCGCCGCACGACGCAAATCCTGA
- a CDS encoding family 20 glycosylhydrolase, with the protein MLPVPAEVRRAVGVFAVEGDLSFALGRGKDPRVAAAMRRMLERWERRIGRAFVRSERGERLQVGRREAHLVIDCRKPGPAVPMLGEDESYRLTVSPQRVELSAATGTGLLRGLATLEQWLQHDGARWVLPAVQIVDRPRFPWRGLLIDVCRHWQSLSAIKRQLDAMALVKLNVLHLHLTEDQGFRVESRRFPRLHELGSDGKFYTQEELRELVGYAAARGIRVVPEFDVPGHVTSWLIGHPELAAGRAPKSLRRHWGVSEEAMDPTNEGVYELLDGLVGEMAAIFPDRHFHIGGDEVKAKRWSADARIQRFIRDHALGDNRGLQAYFNRRVREILRRHGREMVGWDEILHPDLPASTVVQSWRGVEGLAAATRMGRRALLSNGYYLDLSWSAEQHYGVDPIPAGTPLTDAEQRLVLGGEAAMWSEWVTEERLDMCVWPRAAVVAERLWSSAAVHDADDLYRRLGSVERRLEEGGLRHEANRAAMLRRLAPDDADERLHRAIGCVADVCEPPKNYGRNQHQPEATQALPLSDFVDCLRVESVGSRRFQRQVEQFLATGSPVVAADMRTQIDEWAEASASALAGVTRKDVRSAAARLAVACEVFIDALDHLERGRTRKAGKRTAPGLVAPVDFALHASERLLDVAASLKREGGARAAWHRQVVATAALPMTIGGPVYEDHL; encoded by the coding sequence GTGTTGCCGGTCCCCGCCGAGGTGCGGAGAGCGGTCGGCGTCTTCGCCGTCGAGGGCGACTTGTCGTTCGCGCTTGGTCGGGGAAAAGATCCGCGGGTCGCGGCGGCGATGCGGCGAATGCTGGAGCGCTGGGAGCGGCGCATCGGCCGGGCCTTTGTGCGTAGCGAGCGGGGCGAGCGACTACAGGTCGGACGGCGCGAAGCGCATCTCGTTATCGATTGCCGGAAGCCCGGCCCGGCGGTGCCGATGCTGGGCGAAGACGAATCGTATCGCCTGACGGTTTCCCCGCAGCGGGTGGAGTTGTCCGCCGCGACGGGGACCGGCTTGCTGCGTGGCCTCGCGACGCTCGAGCAGTGGCTGCAGCACGATGGTGCGCGCTGGGTGTTGCCCGCTGTGCAGATCGTGGATCGGCCGCGGTTCCCGTGGCGCGGCCTCCTGATCGATGTTTGCCGCCATTGGCAGTCGCTGTCGGCGATCAAGCGCCAGCTCGATGCCATGGCGCTGGTGAAACTGAACGTCCTGCATCTGCACCTCACGGAGGATCAGGGCTTCCGGGTGGAGAGCCGGCGCTTTCCGCGTCTGCACGAACTCGGTTCGGACGGGAAGTTCTACACGCAGGAGGAATTGCGCGAGTTGGTGGGTTACGCGGCCGCGCGCGGCATCCGGGTGGTTCCGGAGTTCGACGTGCCCGGCCACGTGACGAGTTGGTTGATCGGTCACCCGGAACTTGCGGCGGGCCGGGCGCCGAAGTCCCTGCGCCGCCACTGGGGAGTGTCGGAGGAGGCGATGGATCCGACCAACGAGGGGGTCTACGAGTTGCTCGACGGGTTGGTCGGAGAGATGGCGGCGATTTTCCCCGACCGCCATTTCCACATCGGCGGGGACGAGGTGAAGGCGAAACGCTGGAGCGCGGACGCGCGCATCCAGCGCTTCATCCGCGACCACGCGCTTGGAGACAATCGCGGCTTGCAGGCGTATTTCAATCGGCGGGTTCGGGAAATTTTGCGCCGCCATGGGCGCGAGATGGTCGGATGGGACGAGATTCTCCACCCCGATCTGCCGGCATCGACCGTGGTGCAATCCTGGCGCGGGGTCGAGGGCCTCGCGGCGGCTACGCGGATGGGGCGGCGGGCGTTGCTCTCGAATGGCTACTATCTCGACCTGTCGTGGTCGGCGGAACAGCATTACGGTGTCGATCCAATCCCGGCCGGCACGCCGCTCACCGATGCGGAACAGCGGCTCGTGCTCGGGGGCGAGGCCGCGATGTGGTCGGAGTGGGTGACCGAGGAGCGGCTGGATATGTGTGTCTGGCCCCGTGCGGCCGTGGTCGCGGAACGCCTTTGGTCGAGCGCCGCCGTGCATGACGCGGACGATCTTTACCGGCGCCTGGGCAGCGTCGAGCGGCGCCTCGAAGAGGGCGGCCTGCGCCACGAGGCGAATCGCGCGGCCATGTTGCGTCGACTTGCCCCTGACGATGCGGATGAGCGCCTCCACCGTGCCATCGGGTGCGTGGCGGACGTCTGCGAGCCGCCGAAAAATTACGGCCGGAACCAACACCAGCCCGAGGCCACGCAGGCGCTGCCGCTTTCGGATTTTGTCGATTGTCTACGCGTGGAGAGCGTCGGGTCGCGCCGGTTTCAAAGGCAGGTGGAGCAGTTTCTCGCCACCGGATCGCCGGTCGTCGCGGCCGACATGCGGACGCAGATCGACGAATGGGCTGAGGCGAGCGCAAGTGCGCTTGCGGGCGTGACGCGCAAGGACGTGAGATCGGCGGCGGCTCGCCTCGCGGTGGCCTGTGAGGTGTTCATCGATGCGCTCGATCATCTCGAGCGGGGACGCACACGGAAGGCCGGGAAACGAACGGCGCCGGGGCTCGTGGCACCGGTGGATTTCGCGTTGCACGCCTCGGAGCGACTGCTCGATGTCGCCGCTTCACTCAAAAGGGAAGGCGGCGCACGCGCGGCTTGGCATCGACAGGTGGTCGCGACGGCCGCGCTGCCCATGACAATCGGCGGACCGGTCTACGAAGACCACCTCTAA
- a CDS encoding MFS transporter translates to MSAAESPTDSAASAAIPASGPKLWRVGTLVYTTAGLIGLFCWLLWGDFGFFLKERAVQPTLQVLLKKFGASDLVLALLVSSLPQAMSLVLMPIIGYRSDRYRSKWGRRIPFLAFTVPIAFTSMVGLAFSPVLGDLLHRALGPSSPGVGPLVVGLLGLSWFVFEFSSLICGCLFHGLIADVVPQAVIGRFYAMFRVVGLFGNMVFAGLLLGHVEEYYFHIFLGIAFVYGLSFAVMCWRVKEGQYPEPDAVEVAAERQQWAIVTYLREAFTHPYYRWIFLAVSLGYVMTWPISLFVYAYAPSIGMDLGTLGKYQTIQLMLSVVQAYPLGWLVDRFHALRVNLATLALLFAACVWAFFAVHDATTLGIAIVAVGTLGGSWVTTMLPLGPTLFPQARFATLNSAMAICYSISQMIIAPVCGAMLDRMNNDYRYMYYWAALMTAATFVAMTVVYRRFRALGGPDRYVAP, encoded by the coding sequence GTGTCCGCTGCCGAATCACCGACCGACTCCGCTGCCTCCGCCGCCATCCCGGCCAGCGGGCCCAAACTCTGGCGCGTCGGCACACTCGTCTACACTACCGCGGGATTGATCGGCCTGTTCTGCTGGCTGCTCTGGGGGGACTTCGGTTTCTTTCTCAAGGAGCGCGCCGTGCAGCCGACGCTGCAGGTGTTGCTCAAGAAGTTCGGTGCGTCCGACCTCGTGCTCGCACTGCTCGTCTCGAGCCTGCCACAGGCGATGTCGCTCGTGCTCATGCCGATCATCGGCTACCGCAGCGACCGCTACCGCAGCAAGTGGGGTAGGCGGATTCCGTTTCTCGCCTTCACCGTCCCGATCGCCTTCACGTCGATGGTGGGATTGGCTTTCAGTCCCGTGTTGGGCGACTTGTTGCACCGCGCGCTCGGTCCATCGTCGCCCGGAGTGGGACCGCTCGTCGTGGGCCTGCTCGGCCTCTCGTGGTTCGTCTTCGAATTTTCCAGTCTGATCTGCGGCTGCCTCTTTCACGGCTTGATCGCCGATGTGGTGCCGCAGGCGGTGATCGGACGCTTCTACGCCATGTTCCGCGTGGTGGGATTGTTCGGCAATATGGTGTTCGCCGGACTGCTGCTGGGACATGTCGAGGAGTATTACTTCCACATCTTCCTCGGCATCGCGTTCGTCTACGGCCTCAGTTTTGCCGTGATGTGCTGGCGGGTGAAGGAGGGACAGTATCCGGAGCCGGACGCGGTGGAGGTGGCCGCGGAGCGGCAGCAGTGGGCGATCGTCACTTACCTGCGCGAAGCGTTCACGCACCCGTATTACCGTTGGATCTTCCTCGCCGTCTCGCTCGGCTACGTGATGACCTGGCCGATCAGCCTGTTCGTCTACGCCTACGCGCCGTCGATCGGCATGGACCTCGGCACGCTCGGCAAATACCAGACCATCCAGCTCATGCTGTCGGTGGTGCAGGCCTATCCGCTGGGGTGGCTGGTGGACAGATTCCACGCGCTGCGCGTCAACCTCGCCACGCTGGCGCTGCTGTTCGCCGCATGCGTCTGGGCCTTTTTCGCCGTCCATGACGCCACGACACTCGGCATCGCTATCGTCGCGGTGGGCACGCTCGGCGGCTCGTGGGTCACGACTATGCTGCCGCTCGGCCCGACGCTGTTCCCGCAAGCGCGCTTCGCCACGCTCAACAGCGCCATGGCCATCTGCTATTCGATCAGCCAGATGATCATCGCGCCCGTTTGCGGCGCCATGCTCGACCGGATGAACAACGACTACCGCTACATGTATTACTGGGCCGCCCTGATGACGGCGGCGACTTTCGTCGCCATGACTGTGGTCTATCGTCGCTTCCGCGCGCTAGGCGGGCCGGACCGCTACGTCGCGCCCTAA
- a CDS encoding DegT/DnrJ/EryC1/StrS family aminotransferase, with protein sequence MKTPALSRPPALLSGTPQPARVFPSWPIFDASDEQRVLKALRSGHWGKLSGAEVVEFEQRFAAMHGAKFGIGVVNGSISIRLALQAAGVQAEDEVIVPSYTFLASATSIVEANAIPVFADIDLETLNLCPKAFEAAITPRTRAVVVVHFAGLPADMDAILAVARKHKLVVIEDAAHAHGAIYKGTPVGAIGDAGSFSFQSSKNLTSGEGGFITTNDPALAELAVSLHNCGRKKSGLWYEHHINAVNYRLGELQGALLNAQLDRLDAQTNLRDENGQYLAARLARIPGVHTQKRDASCTRHAYHLFTFRIDAAKFGVPREVALKALAAEGVGCGAGYPLPLYRQPLFLNKAFGPYLNHVLARLDYGAVKNPNCEKICYEQGGWYGQSHLLGTKADMDAIADAWERIHEHAPALRDWAAKNGHRV encoded by the coding sequence ATGAAAACACCTGCCCTCTCCCGCCCTCCCGCCCTGCTGTCCGGGACTCCGCAACCCGCCCGCGTCTTCCCGTCGTGGCCCATTTTCGACGCCAGCGACGAGCAGCGGGTGCTAAAGGCGCTGCGCTCCGGCCACTGGGGCAAGCTCAGCGGCGCCGAAGTCGTCGAATTCGAGCAGCGGTTCGCCGCGATGCACGGCGCCAAGTTCGGCATCGGCGTCGTCAACGGTAGCATTTCCATCCGTCTCGCCCTCCAGGCGGCCGGCGTGCAGGCGGAAGACGAAGTCATCGTCCCCTCCTACACCTTCCTCGCCAGCGCGACTTCCATCGTCGAAGCCAACGCCATCCCGGTCTTCGCCGACATCGACCTCGAGACGCTGAACCTCTGCCCCAAGGCCTTCGAAGCGGCCATCACCCCGCGCACGCGCGCCGTCGTGGTCGTGCACTTTGCCGGCCTACCCGCAGACATGGACGCGATCCTCGCCGTGGCCCGGAAACACAAACTCGTGGTCATCGAGGACGCCGCGCACGCCCACGGCGCGATCTACAAGGGAACGCCCGTCGGCGCCATTGGCGATGCCGGCTCCTTCTCCTTCCAATCGAGCAAGAACCTCACCTCCGGCGAAGGCGGTTTCATCACCACCAACGACCCCGCGCTCGCCGAGCTGGCCGTCTCCCTCCACAACTGCGGGCGCAAGAAGTCGGGCCTGTGGTATGAGCACCATATCAACGCCGTGAACTATCGCCTCGGCGAACTGCAGGGCGCGCTCCTCAACGCCCAGCTCGACCGTCTCGACGCCCAGACCAACCTCCGCGACGAAAACGGCCAATACCTCGCCGCCCGCCTCGCCCGCATCCCCGGCGTGCACACGCAGAAGCGCGACGCCAGCTGCACGCGCCACGCCTACCACCTCTTCACCTTCCGCATCGATGCGGCGAAGTTCGGCGTCCCGCGCGAAGTCGCGCTCAAGGCCCTCGCCGCCGAAGGCGTCGGCTGCGGCGCCGGCTACCCGCTCCCGCTCTATCGCCAGCCGCTCTTCCTCAACAAGGCGTTCGGCCCCTACCTGAACCACGTCCTCGCCCGTCTCGACTACGGCGCGGTCAAGAATCCGAACTGCGAGAAAATCTGCTACGAACAGGGCGGCTGGTATGGCCAATCCCACCTGCTCGGCACGAAAGCCGATATGGACGCGATCGCCGATGCGTGGGAGCGGATCCACGAACACGCCCCAGCCCTTCGGGATTGGGCCGCCAAGAACGGTCACCGGGTCTGA